One Nicotiana tomentosiformis chromosome 4, ASM39032v3, whole genome shotgun sequence genomic window carries:
- the LOC138909218 gene encoding uncharacterized protein, whose translation MEIGHGVNKPWVLGGDFKYVLQLQDRINGNPVNLAEIHDFTKCVQELGINELACEGDYYTWSNKQDGMDRLWSRINRMFGNYEWMMQWGHITTVYDVTFISDHNPMSLKFTVDQGNRRIPSKFFNIWVDHENFLSIVQQVRSQRVYRQKIDTARNELLIVQKSINTNCTDELTEKETNLIQSLEKWDMLEGIQELQSIAGCRLIDPEAIKVKNVEFYKSLMGTTAHSIPAIDKLVMQK comes from the exons ATGGAGATCGGCCATGGGGTCAACAAACCATGGGTCCTTGGAGGAGATTTCAAATATGTGTTGCAGCTTCAAGACAGGATCAATGGGAATCCAGTAAACCTTGCTGAGATTCATGATTTCACAAAATGTGTACAAGAATTAGGTATTAATGAATTGGCATGCGAAGGTGATTACTACACTTGGTCTAACAAACAAGATGGAATGGACAGACTCTGGAGTAGAATCAATAGAATGTTTGGCAATTATGAATGGATGATGCAGTGGGGACACATCACTACTGTGTATGATGTTACTTTCATATCTGATCATAACCCTATGAGCTTGAAATTCACAGTAGACCAAGGCAACAGGAGAATTCCTTCTAAGTTCTTCAATATATGGGTTGATCATGAAAACTTTCTCAGTATTGTACAGCAAGTGCGGAGTCAAAGAGTATACAG ACAGAAGATTGATACAGCAAGGAACGAGCTTCTCATAGTTCAAAAGAGCATCAATACTAATTGTACTGATGAGCTGACTGAGAAGGAGACAAATCTTATCCAAAGCCTAGAAAAATGGGATATGCTAGAAGGA ATTCAGGAACTACAATCAATTGCAGGATGTAGATTAATTGATCCAGAAGCTATAAAAGTGAAGAATGTTGAGTTCTATAAATCACTGATGGGGACTACTGCTCACTCAATACCTGCAATAGACAAGCTGGTTATGCAGAAGTGA